A region from the Dendropsophus ebraccatus isolate aDenEbr1 chromosome 1, aDenEbr1.pat, whole genome shotgun sequence genome encodes:
- the LOC138786338 gene encoding olfactory receptor 5B12-like: MDLMNRTQVTMFVFSGLTNNEKLIPFLFVFVSLLYLMAIVGNIGIITLICNTSRLHSPMYYFLGFLSPIDVFYSSNITPKMIFDLISVEKVITYNGCALQFFFYAALGASENFLLYTMSYDRYVAICHTLRYVSIMTTTKCVHLVSVLFFIGFLQASVYTVCIFTLQFCGSNLIDHFFCEFQPLVKLSCSDTFYCNMTTRYMVGILTIVPFLAIIFSYMFIISSVLRMKSVEGRKKAFSTCSSHLMCASVFYMTLFITYLHPPSSVITTQEKVNAIFYVVVTPMLNPLVYTLRNQEIKRALSKQCARVFFCIGLV, encoded by the coding sequence ATGGACCTTATGAACAGGACACAGGTGACCATGTTTGTGTTCTCTGGACTGACCAATAATGAGAAGCTCATACCGTTTCTCTTTGTTTTCGTCTCACTTCTTTACCTCATGGCTATAGTAGGTAACATTGGCATTATAACCCTCATCTGTAACACCTCCAGACTCCACTCACCCATGTACTACTTCTTGGGCTTCCTCTCTCCGATAGACGTCTTCTATTCCTCCAACATTACACCAAAAATGATTTTTGACCTGATCTCGGTGGAGAAGGTCATCACATATAATGGTTGTGctcttcagttttttttctatgcagCTCTGGGAGCAAGTGAAAATTTCCTTCTCTACACCATGTCGTATGACCGCTATGTTGCCATCTGCCACACGCTCCGTTATGTGTCTATTATGACTACAACAAAATGTGTACATCTTGTCTCTGTTCTCTTCTTCATTGGCTTCTTGCAGGCATCTGTATATACCGTCTGTATATTTACTCTTCAGTTTTGTGGATCAAACCTCATAGACCACTTCTTCTGTGAATTTCAACCACTGGTcaagctctcctgctctgacaCCTTCTATTGTAACATGACGACAAGATACATGGTTGGCATATTAACTATAGTCCCATTTCTGGCCATCATATTCTCCTATATGTTCATAATTTCTTCAGTGTTACGTATGAAATCTGTAGAGGGCAGGAAGAAAGCCTTCAGCACCTGCTCCTCACACCTCATGTGTGCCTCAGTCTTTTACATGACACTTTTCATCACCTACTTACATCCCCCTTCTAGTGTTATCACCACACAAGAGAAGGTAAATGCTATCTTCTATGTAGTGGTGACTCCGATGCTAAACCCGCTTGTCTATACCCTGAGGAACCAAGAGATAAAAAGAGCCCTGAGCAAGCAATGTGCAAGAGTTTTTTTCTGCATAGGTTTGGTTTAA